Below is a window of Manis javanica isolate MJ-LG chromosome 2, MJ_LKY, whole genome shotgun sequence DNA.
TTTTGCACTGGTATTTCTTTACATCAGAGTGGGTCTGCAGATGAGCCCTCAGATTGGACCTGTCTGCAAAAGCTCTGTTGCAGTGAGGGCAGGAAAAAGGCTTCTCCCCTGGGGGGTAGGGGAAGAAAGATGATCAGTGTTTTTGGAGGAAACATAAAGTCAGATAACATTTATGAATAACAGTCACATTTTGCCAAGAGAATGagaaacagcaaaaaacaaaaacaaaaccctgatTAAAATTCCCCATAGCAGATACTTATTTTAATATCTggccatttatgataaatttgagtgttacattaaaaaaatctgtcttaCACAGAAACAATCCCTGTAGTTCAAGGACTTTCACTTATTAGAGCTTTCTGCTTCAGCAGGTGCAGCTATGCTGAGCTCCTCCCTACATTTCCCCGTATTTCCccatttccctccttttttattATGACTCAGTCTGGATAAATGATTTGACCTCCTGTAGGATGAGTTTGTGCTAGGAATAAGAAATTCAGCAGCAAAACCCCAAAACAACAGAAAGCCACTTCCGTTCCAACTCTCCTACTTACTATGGGGTGAGAGATATCACGGCGAGAATGTAACTAACAGAAAACTATAGGAAAGCccttcatctatctatctaccaaATCAATTGATTAAGATAGCAACATTTGTATTTGCTGATTATACTGGGAGTAGTTTCCCAGAACACACATTGAAGTACACCTTTCCTGATTTTCTAAACTGATCTTTGAGACCAAACCTTCTGAATCTGCTCTGCTTTCCAAAGTCTAAATGCTGTTTGCAGTCTCTGGAGCAGAGGTTGTTAACAAGAAAGGGAGCACTTGGTGCTCTAGTGACTTTTCGAGTCATCAGGAAGTAGCTTTATataaatgatcatccatcattaaAAGCAGTGTCACTACCTAATGCAAATCTGAAAGCCATCCCAGAGCTTCATTCTATCAGAGAGTAACATTCCTATCTACGTTTTTCTCTTACCAGTGTGAGTTCTAATGTGTCCTTGAAGTAACCAGGGTCTGGAAAACGCCTTGCCACAGATCTTGCAGACACAAGGTAAGGTGTGGGTCCGAATGTGCATCTTTAGGGCACCCAGGCTCACATACTCCTTGTCACAGTATTTACAGCTGAATGATTTCCTAGACTGGGCGTCACAGTGCAGCTGCTTATGTTTGGCCAGCCCAGAAAAAGTTGAATAGGTTTTATTGCATAAATTGCACTGAAACTTTTCAGCTTCAATGGCATGGGGGTCTGAAAGCTTGGATTGTAGTCTTTCCTCTTCGTCACTAATGGGGCTTTCTGAGCCGCTGTGGTCCTTGGATGAGGTGTCAGATGGAGGAGGGGGACTCACTCGCCCCAAGGATGAGGGGTAtccagaaagaggagagaggccGCTGGGCAGTGGGGAGTGGAATGGGGCGGCTGTAGTCCATACGGTAATGGGGCTGTATGCTCCCGAGCTGAGGACCTCTGGTTGTGGAATGACAGGCATGGGGTAATTCTCATAGAGATATGGGGAAATGATCActgggggaaagaaaaggaaaggaaagaagattaaggcaaaaaataactttaaaaccaTACTAAGAAGCTGCTTGGCAACACACACAGGACTTTATAATGGAGAAGACAGACTCATTCGGGAAGACAGGCATCAATCAGAAATACGTTTCACATCCTCCCTTGCTGTTGCTTGGTGCGTGTACTCAACTCACGTCTAAGCCTCCTGAGCACACGGTGACAGGAGCTACACCAGCACGCGGGGCGCCTCAGCCATGGGAGAGCGCGCAGGGCGCGTCCCCGCGCCGGCCCCGCGGAGGAGGTACACCTACTTCTAAGTTACTTCCAGAGGCAGAAAAGTAGTTTTCCACTTTATGCAGGGGTTATTTGCAGGTTTTATGACTATGAGGACAAAGATAGGCATAAACCAGCTGCTTTCTAAAGGAAAGGAGCCGTATTACATGAAAAAAGCAATTAATTCAACATTTAGAGACTGTGTCACTCACCCTGCCTGGTCATTATGCGTGTAAGTAcaagttttataaaatgaagttgCAAGGGCTGAATGAAGGGCTCCTTGTCAGTTGAGTTGGAAAACTTTGAATCAAAACTTACCCTAAGTGATCAGAAAGTCTGGACGCTGTTTTAGGACACTGTTTAAAAGGCAACAACTTAGTCTTCAGTTCTTTCGGGGCAGAATCCGAGTTTAACATATGTTTATAGCTTTTCAGAACTAGATAGCTATAGCTATcgtttcccttcctttcttctcctccttacctgtgtgtgtgtccagTTCGCTGTAGTTTGGCTTTTTGGAGGCGTTGAAATGCTTCTTGACCAGGAAGGAGCGCGGCATCttgcgggcggcggcggcgcggatAACGGTccggcgggcgggcggcggcCC
It encodes the following:
- the SNAI2 gene encoding zinc finger protein SNAI2: MPRSFLVKKHFNASKKPNYSELDTHTVIISPYLYENYPMPVIPQPEVLSSGAYSPITVWTTAAPFHSPLPSGLSPLSGYPSSLGRVSPPPPSDTSSKDHSGSESPISDEEERLQSKLSDPHAIEAEKFQCNLCNKTYSTFSGLAKHKQLHCDAQSRKSFSCKYCDKEYVSLGALKMHIRTHTLPCVCKICGKAFSRPWLLQGHIRTHTGEKPFSCPHCNRAFADRSNLRAHLQTHSDVKKYQCKNCSKTFSRMSLLHKHEESGCCVAH